From Acidimicrobiales bacterium, the proteins below share one genomic window:
- a CDS encoding lysophospholipid acyltransferase family protein produces MAAGDRFVEAPRPAALVPLRPREADTGAGLEDPRLSDVDEWGRSEHMRAVARQIYGPLYRQWFRVEWQGLEKIPTSGGALLVANHAAAIPSDAPVIMHGIEEELGRPVYGLADHIFKTFPVIGTMWSRLGGVAAHPENAFRLLREQRQLVLVFPEGTKGPGKLYQDRYRLRRFGRGGFVEMAMRAGVPIVPIAVVGAEESMPTLAKVPALARALGVPYVPITANHLVFGPVIGTVAYFPAKFKLRVLDPVTFQVPPEQERYSKSRVMDEAETIRIKLQDNLYDMLRDRRSVWFG; encoded by the coding sequence GTGGCCGCCGGTGACAGGTTCGTGGAGGCACCGAGACCAGCGGCCCTCGTCCCGCTACGGCCCAGGGAGGCCGACACCGGGGCGGGGCTCGAGGATCCCCGGCTGTCCGATGTCGACGAGTGGGGTCGCTCCGAGCACATGCGGGCCGTCGCCCGCCAGATCTACGGACCTCTCTACCGCCAGTGGTTCCGGGTGGAATGGCAGGGGTTGGAGAAGATCCCGACCAGCGGTGGCGCGCTCCTCGTTGCCAACCACGCCGCCGCCATCCCATCCGATGCCCCCGTGATCATGCACGGCATCGAGGAGGAGCTGGGTCGGCCCGTCTACGGCCTCGCCGACCACATCTTCAAGACCTTCCCGGTCATCGGCACGATGTGGTCGCGGCTGGGTGGTGTGGCCGCGCACCCCGAGAACGCCTTCCGGCTGCTGCGCGAGCAGCGGCAGCTGGTCCTTGTCTTCCCCGAGGGCACCAAGGGTCCGGGCAAGCTGTACCAGGACCGCTACCGACTGCGCCGTTTCGGGCGCGGCGGGTTCGTCGAGATGGCCATGCGGGCCGGCGTGCCCATCGTGCCCATCGCCGTGGTGGGGGCCGAGGAGTCGATGCCGACCCTGGCCAAGGTCCCCGCCCTGGCCCGCGCCCTCGGCGTGCCCTACGTCCCGATCACCGCCAATCACCTGGTGTTCGGGCCGGTGATCGGGACCGTCGCCTACTTCCCGGCCAAGTTCAAGCTCCGGGTGCTGGATCCCGTCACCTTCCAGGTCCCGCCCGAGCAGGAGCGCTACTCCAAGAGCCGGGTGATGGACGAGGCCGAGACCATCAGGATCAAGCTTCAGGACAACCTCTACGACATGCTGCGGGACCGTCGCAGCGTCTGGTTCGGCTGA
- a CDS encoding isochorismatase family protein, producing the protein MSRSTALIVTDVQRDFCPGGSLAVERGDEVARRITAWVRGHGNLYDVVVATRDEHEAPWHHFTDQPDYLNTWPPHCVIGTVGAELHPDLHCDPDAIFSKGRFRAAYSGFEGTDPEGTYLETWLRRRAVEDVHVVGLTSDFCVAATAWDAIHAGFRTTVLEDLCAGVSPVTTATVRAELAGADVAFTDSESMAGVTRPA; encoded by the coding sequence ATGTCCAGGTCGACAGCGCTGATCGTGACCGACGTGCAGCGGGACTTCTGCCCTGGGGGCTCGCTGGCCGTCGAGAGGGGCGACGAGGTCGCCCGCCGCATCACGGCGTGGGTCCGTGGCCACGGCAACCTCTACGACGTCGTGGTGGCCACCAGGGACGAGCACGAGGCGCCGTGGCACCACTTCACCGATCAACCCGACTACCTCAACACCTGGCCGCCGCACTGCGTGATCGGCACGGTCGGCGCCGAGCTCCACCCTGACCTGCACTGCGACCCCGACGCCATCTTCTCCAAGGGGCGCTTCCGGGCCGCGTACTCGGGCTTCGAGGGCACCGACCCCGAGGGGACCTACCTCGAGACCTGGCTGCGGCGCCGAGCGGTCGAGGATGTGCACGTGGTCGGCCTCACCAGCGACTTCTGCGTGGCCGCCACTGCATGGGACGCCATCCACGCCGGCTTTCGGACGACCGTGCTGGAGGATCTGTGCGCCGGGGTCTCGCCCGTCACCACGGCGACGGTCCGGGCCGAGCTGGCGGGTGCCGATGTCGCTTTCACGGACAGCGAAAGCATGGCCGGTGTGACGCGACCGGCGTGA
- a CDS encoding TIGR03084 family metal-binding protein: MASIDDIRGDLVAEQEELDTLVSGLDDADWSRPTPAVGWSVGDQIGHLAYFDAAATTALTAPERFRAEVEAALAQGGDFTAHHLDRLRTMTSPELLEVWRRGRQDLLAAVAGADPAARVPWYGPPMSLASFVTARLMEAWAHGQDVVDGLGVVRSPTDRLRHVAHIGVRSRPFSYSVRGRQLPPEPVGVELVAPSGQRWSWDAEGSVDTVRGSALGFCLVVTQRRHLADTDVVTEGSRAREWMELAQAFAGPPGPGRRPGQFAPL, translated from the coding sequence ATGGCCAGCATCGACGACATTCGGGGCGACCTGGTCGCCGAGCAGGAGGAGCTCGACACGCTCGTCAGCGGTCTCGACGATGCGGACTGGAGTCGCCCGACGCCCGCCGTGGGCTGGAGCGTGGGCGACCAGATCGGGCACCTGGCCTACTTCGATGCCGCCGCCACCACGGCTCTCACGGCGCCGGAGCGGTTCCGAGCCGAGGTGGAGGCCGCGCTGGCCCAGGGTGGCGACTTCACGGCCCATCACCTCGATCGTCTTCGCACCATGACCAGTCCGGAGCTGCTCGAGGTGTGGCGACGGGGGCGTCAGGACCTGCTGGCTGCGGTGGCCGGTGCCGATCCCGCCGCCCGGGTTCCCTGGTACGGGCCGCCGATGAGCCTGGCGTCGTTCGTGACCGCCCGGCTCATGGAGGCCTGGGCCCACGGCCAGGACGTCGTCGACGGGCTCGGAGTCGTCCGCTCTCCGACCGATCGCCTGCGCCACGTCGCGCACATCGGCGTGCGCTCGCGACCGTTCAGCTACTCCGTCCGAGGTCGCCAGCTGCCCCCCGAGCCGGTCGGCGTGGAGCTGGTGGCCCCATCGGGTCAGCGCTGGTCCTGGGATGCAGAGGGGTCAGTCGACACGGTCCGAGGGTCGGCGCTCGGGTTCTGCCTGGTCGTGACCCAGCGACGACACCTCGCCGATACCGACGTGGTCACCGAGGGGTCGAGGGCTCGGGAGTGGATGGAGCTCGCCCAGGCCTTCGCCGGCCCGCCGGGCCCCGGCCGCCGCCCCGGGCAGTTCGCCCCGCTCTAG